A stretch of DNA from Thalassospiraceae bacterium LMO-SO8:
GTAGCCCGGCCCTTCTTCCTGCATGTGCCCCTTCTTCTTGGCGTAGGTCGCGAACACCTCGACGTTGGGGTCCTTGGAGTTGGCGATCACGTAGGTATAGGGGCCGAGAACGGCGACATCGACGAACTTGCTGAGCAGGCCTTCGACCACCGAGGCATAGGACGTGGGCATGAAGAACTGGATCTTCTTGCCGGTCATCTTGGCCATGCGGTCGGTCACGGGCTTGTAGAGCTGCAATTCGGCCACCGTTTCCTCGGTCGGAATGATGGCGAAGGTCAAGGCGTCGGGATTTTCGCATTCCGCCGCTTTGGCGGCGGATACGCCGGTGACGGTGACGGTGGCGCTCAGGGCCAGGGCCGAGAGCAAGGTTCCGGCGCGGCGTTTAACGGACAGTCGTGTCCTTTGGTCGAAGTTCATTGGATGTCTCCTCATGACGTGTTGCACTCCCGTGTCCGGCGTGCCGCAACGGCGCCGCGCCGGAGATCCCCGCTTCGATGGCGGTATGGATTCTGTTGTGGATGTCGGGGCCGAAAGCGGCCTCTGGATCGGCAAGAAGGAAAAATGGGCTCGAGCAGGCCGACCGTACGTCGCACGGGTAATGTGAAATCCGGTCCTGCATCAAGGCCCCCTTGCCTGGGTTGCCGGTCTTTTGGCGACCGGTCACATGCATGATCGGTAATTCAAACCTATTGGGCAAATTCAAATATCGTATATAGTCCATTTAGAAAACCGATGATATTTACACAGCTCAGATCCTTCCACGCCGTCGCCACCGAGAACGGATTCACCGCCGCCTCGAAAGTGCTGAACGTGGGCCAGCCGACGCTGACCAGCCAGGTCCGCGCGCTGGAAGACATGTTCAAGGTCGAACTGTTCCACCGCCGCGGACGCGGGATCGAATTGACCGAGGCAGGCCAGGCCCTTCTCATCGTGACCCGGCGCATCATGGACATGGAAGGTCAGGCCCAGGACCTGTTGAACGCCTTCGGCGGCTTTCATACGGGCACGCTGCACGTCGGCGCCGTCGGCCCCTATCACGCGACGGAAATGCTCAGCGCCTTCAGCGAGGCCTATCCGGGCATCCGGCTTGCCGTCACCGTCGGCAACTCGAGCGAGATGGTCGGCCGTCTGCTGGACTATTCCGCCGACGTCGCCGTGCTGGCCCATGTCGAGGACGACCCCCGCATCTTCGCCATGCCCTACAGCCGCCATAAGGTGATCGTGTTCGCCCACAAGTCACACCCCCTGGCCAAGCGCAAAAGCATCCGCATCGAGGAGTTGGAGGGGGCCCGCATGGTCTTGCGCGAAAGCGGGTCGACCACCCGCCGGGCGCTGGAGGCCGCCCTCACCCGTCACGGCGTAACCATCAATCCGGTCATGGAGATCGGCAGCCGCGAGGCCGTATGGCTGGCCGTCGCCCGCGGCATCGGCCTCGGCGTGGTGTCGGACATCGAATTCATCAAG
This window harbors:
- a CDS encoding LysR substrate-binding domain-containing protein, translating into MIFTQLRSFHAVATENGFTAASKVLNVGQPTLTSQVRALEDMFKVELFHRRGRGIELTEAGQALLIVTRRIMDMEGQAQDLLNAFGGFHTGTLHVGAVGPYHATEMLSAFSEAYPGIRLAVTVGNSSEMVGRLLDYSADVAVLAHVEDDPRIFAMPYSRHKVIVFAHKSHPLAKRKSIRIEELEGARMVLRESGSTTRRALEAALTRHGVTINPVMEIGSREAVWLAVARGIGLGVVSDIEFIKHPDLRTIEIENADIHTTAHVNCLMERRDSRLVSAFFDVAAETRKLRQGDPV